The Intestinibaculum porci DNA window CCGACTTTCGCAATCGTAACCATATCAATGGCCATATCGTTGTATAAACCATCAATAATCGTGCCAATGATATCTTCAAAAGCAGCCGATGATGATAAACCAGCCCCAATCAGGACATCACTAGTAATATAAGCATCGAAACCGCCAATCTTATAGCCTAAATCTTTTAATTTCGCTACAACCCCTTTAATTAAAGCGACGGAAGTTCCTTCTTCAGAGTCTACTTTTTCTAAGTGATTCAAATCAATTTCAGGGATATCATAATCATCAGATAAGACTTTGATGATATTGTCACGTTTACGGACAATCCCAATGGCATCTAAGTTAATCGCCGCCGCTAAAACACGACCATGCTGATGATCGGTATGGTTACCGCCGACTTCACTGCGTCCAGCCGCAGTATAAATTTCAAAATCACCTTCGCCATATAATGATTCAAACTTATCAATGGCGCTTTCATAACGCTGATACTGATAGTCTAATAAGCTTTCATCTTCATATAAGTCTAATAAGACACCATCTAACTGACGGTATGATAATTTTTCTTTGAATTCCTGTGTGTTCATTGTTTACTCTCCTTCTAATGCGTATGATACAAATTTCTTAAAGCCAGCCATGCCATCATCATTCATCTTATAGACACCGGCATTTTCTAATACATTGGTAAAGACATCCGTTAACCCCTGTCGAAGCACGTCGTCGACATTTTCTTCTGTGATATGCTGCGCTGAAAGTTCCTGATACCAGTCTTTGTGTTTTTCCAGACATTCGTAGTCATCAATATTTTTCTGACCTAACAGGCAGTCTTTAAGCAAGTTCATTTCATCTTTTAAACGAGCTGGCAAGATCGCTAAGCCCATGACTTCAATCAGACCGATATTTTCTTTCTTAATATGATGGTTTTCGGCATGAGGATGGAAGATGCCTAATGGATATTCCTCAGTGGTACGGTTATTACGTAAAACCAGATCCAAGACATAATCATCACCGCGACGACGGGCAATCGGAGTAATGGTATTATGTCTCGTCTCTCCAGTATGAGAGAGAATATCATGGTCTGCATCATCGTAATCAATCCACTTTGCAAGAATCTTATCCGCTAAAGCAATCAGCCGCTCCTTTGAGGCAGAGGTTAAACGAATCGTTGTCAATGGCCAGTAGAGCAATTCTGCTTTACAGTCCTTTAATTGATAGACTTCCATCACTTTGGCATCTTCAATTGGGAAATGATAGGCCCCGCCCTGATAATGATCATGAGTTAAAATAGAACCCCCAACAATTGGTAAATCGGCATTAGAGCCTAACATGTAATGCGGGAACTGAGTAATAAAATCCAATAAGTGGACAAATGTCTGGTGATCCACTTTCATTGGAACATGCTTTTCATTAAAAACGATACAGTGTTCATTGTAGTAAACATAAGGTGAATACTGCATATAATAACGATCTCCCGCTAAGGATAACGGAATAATACGATGATTTTCTCGCGCTGGACGACGTAAGTCGCCAGCAAAACCAACATTTTCCTTACAAAGCAGACATTGTGGATAGCTGCTGTTTTTCATTAGGCGGGCCGCCGCAATGGCTTTTGGATCCTTTTCTGGTTTAGAAAGATTGATCGTAATTTCAATGGGGCCATACTTCGTACCTTTTTTAAAACGAATATTCTTTTCAATGCGCGGCATCCGAATATAGTTAGAGGCAATTGATAAATCATAGTAGTATGATGTCGCCGCCTGCGGTGAAATGGCATACTGTTTTTGGAAGTTTTCAATCACTTCGTGAGGTCGCGGCATTAATAAGCCCATAATCCG harbors:
- a CDS encoding UDP-glucose--hexose-1-phosphate uridylyltransferase, giving the protein MNKEICQLIKYALGHHLITEDDVDFTVNSLLDLFHLEDFTKIDTEDAPLEEILSAMLDYAVNHGLCEDGTVSRDLFDTRIMGLLMPRPHEVIENFQKQYAISPQAATSYYYDLSIASNYIRMPRIEKNIRFKKGTKYGPIEITINLSKPEKDPKAIAAARLMKNSSYPQCLLCKENVGFAGDLRRPARENHRIIPLSLAGDRYYMQYSPYVYYNEHCIVFNEKHVPMKVDHQTFVHLLDFITQFPHYMLGSNADLPIVGGSILTHDHYQGGAYHFPIEDAKVMEVYQLKDCKAELLYWPLTTIRLTSASKERLIALADKILAKWIDYDDADHDILSHTGETRHNTITPIARRRGDDYVLDLVLRNNRTTEEYPLGIFHPHAENHHIKKENIGLIEVMGLAILPARLKDEMNLLKDCLLGQKNIDDYECLEKHKDWYQELSAQHITEENVDDVLRQGLTDVFTNVLENAGVYKMNDDGMAGFKKFVSYALEGE